In Bacteroidota bacterium, a single window of DNA contains:
- a CDS encoding DUF2264 domain-containing protein yields the protein MRRKIVSNAIISSALVLLFNFSAFSQQNVEKYDSREYWIATMIKIADPVLKNLSQEQLRAKMPVINKDSNRVRVAHLEAFGRTLAGIAPWLELGVDNTAEGKLREKYIQLTRKALTVAVDPSSPDFLNFNKQQQPLVDAAFMAQGLLRGYTQLWEPLDNATKANIVNALKSSRVIKPGENNWLLFSAIIEAFLIKSGNGGDVHRIVYALQKHMDWYKGDGAYGDGEEFHWDYYNSFVIQPMMLDITRVLSEKKMDTVISYQKVLNRAQRYAAVQERLISPEGTYPPIGRSMIYRFGAFQLLSQIALQKNLPAEISPAQVRSALSLVVYRTMKAPNTFDSKGWLNMGVIGSQPSMAENYITTGSLYLCTVGLLPLGLPANDPFWTGKAEDWTSKKIWKGIDLPADHAYKESK from the coding sequence ATATTGGATAGCAACAATGATAAAGATCGCTGATCCCGTATTAAAAAATCTTAGCCAGGAACAGTTGCGGGCCAAGATGCCGGTGATCAATAAAGACTCCAACCGGGTAAGAGTTGCTCATCTCGAAGCCTTTGGCAGAACGTTAGCCGGAATAGCTCCATGGCTTGAATTAGGAGTAGATAATACCGCTGAAGGAAAGCTGAGAGAAAAATATATCCAGCTAACCCGTAAAGCTTTAACTGTTGCAGTTGATCCATCTTCACCCGACTTTTTGAATTTTAATAAACAACAACAACCACTGGTGGATGCCGCTTTTATGGCTCAGGGTTTATTGCGGGGTTATACACAGTTATGGGAGCCACTTGATAATGCAACGAAGGCAAATATTGTAAATGCATTAAAGAGTTCGCGGGTTATCAAACCGGGGGAAAATAACTGGCTGTTATTTAGTGCAATCATTGAAGCCTTTTTAATAAAATCAGGTAATGGTGGCGATGTGCATCGCATTGTGTATGCATTGCAAAAACATATGGATTGGTACAAGGGAGACGGAGCTTATGGTGATGGCGAAGAGTTTCACTGGGACTACTATAACAGTTTTGTTATTCAACCCATGATGCTTGATATTACCAGAGTGTTGAGTGAAAAAAAAATGGACACAGTCATCTCGTATCAAAAAGTTTTGAACAGGGCACAACGTTATGCAGCAGTGCAGGAAAGATTGATCTCACCAGAAGGAACTTACCCACCTATTGGTCGTTCCATGATCTATCGCTTTGGAGCATTCCAGCTGCTTTCACAAATTGCATTGCAAAAAAATTTACCAGCCGAAATTTCACCTGCACAGGTTCGCAGCGCATTGTCGCTTGTTGTGTACCGCACAATGAAAGCTCCCAACACATTTGATTCTAAAGGATGGCTCAATATGGGTGTAATAGGTAGTCAACCCAGTATGGCCGAAAACTATATTACTACTGGCAGTCTGTATTTGTGTACGGTTGGATTGTTACCCCTTGGCTTGCCTGCAAACGATCCATTTTGGACCGGTAAAGCTGAAGATTGGACAAGCAAAAAGATTTGGAAAGGGATTGATCTTCCTGCTGATCATGCTTATAAAGAGTCTAAGTAG
- a CDS encoding exo-alpha-sialidase produces MRKNLTILGGCILLFISIISSKKLQPDQKVYAFKELKEGEEGEELEEEKKAEEAEEGEEGYDGPMQIGMQEFEKTKDPALGYVPADRLMNAIEFTNYQKEIFSSARMSTSYAWTARGPIYDVVGPSNGNLRANNEYTSGRMRAIMVDASDATGNTVFAAGIAGGLWKTTNFLTQPANWSIVSDNFASIAIGSICQDPTNPNVMYFSTGEAPSNSDAVYGKGVWKSTNHGVTWTQLASTTNYWRAFKIVCDASGNVYIALRTTSAPLPTQSNGLVRSIDGGTTWTNITPSGMTASNSNCTDIEISSTGRFHASFGYSTGGGGVSNYRYTDNPSTVTTATWTSPAAGLTTAANRIELATVGNIIYAAPSNGSNNVVDMYRSTDGGANWTQRNGASFTTSLSNGQGWYGITLAINPNFTDSVIVGGLDAYLSVDGGTTITRMTYWAGVTGPYVHADHHFMQWYNVGTERRIIIGCDGGIFLSRNNGSTFSDRNRNLSLKQFFSISLHPTLTDYMLAGAQDNGSHKLNGSGLTSSVEVTGGDGAYVHIDQDQPQYQFTSYVYNQYRRSTNGGTSWSGITLSSTEGLFINPFDYDDVLNVMYCSNGNSAAPTNELRRWDNPQTGSTNTTLTLSALTRTSNSNPTAFKVSPYTADRVYIGSSRGVLLRLDNASSVNAGTANANTTAIGSASFPVGTINCVAVGTDDNNLLGIF; encoded by the coding sequence ATGCGTAAGAATTTAACCATTCTGGGCGGATGCATCCTTCTATTCATTTCTATCATCAGCTCTAAAAAATTGCAGCCAGACCAAAAAGTTTATGCCTTTAAAGAACTCAAAGAAGGAGAAGAGGGTGAAGAACTCGAAGAGGAAAAAAAAGCTGAAGAAGCTGAGGAGGGTGAAGAAGGCTACGACGGACCGATGCAAATTGGAATGCAGGAGTTTGAAAAAACAAAAGATCCTGCATTGGGATATGTGCCTGCAGACCGGCTGATGAATGCGATTGAGTTTACCAATTATCAAAAAGAAATTTTTTCTTCTGCGAGGATGAGTACAAGCTATGCATGGACGGCCCGTGGTCCCATATATGATGTAGTTGGCCCGAGTAATGGTAACCTGAGAGCAAATAATGAATACACATCAGGCCGGATGCGGGCCATCATGGTTGATGCTTCTGATGCAACCGGTAATACTGTTTTTGCAGCGGGTATAGCAGGTGGGTTATGGAAGACAACAAATTTTTTAACCCAACCGGCCAACTGGTCTATTGTAAGCGACAATTTTGCAAGCATTGCCATCGGATCTATCTGCCAGGATCCTACTAATCCGAATGTGATGTATTTTTCTACTGGCGAGGCACCAAGCAATTCAGACGCTGTTTACGGAAAAGGAGTTTGGAAATCTACCAACCATGGTGTTACCTGGACACAATTAGCCTCTACTACCAATTACTGGAGGGCTTTCAAAATAGTATGTGATGCTTCTGGTAATGTTTACATCGCATTGCGTACAACATCAGCTCCATTACCAACTCAATCAAATGGACTTGTTCGTTCTATTGACGGCGGTACTACCTGGACCAATATCACACCTTCAGGTATGACGGCATCAAACTCTAATTGCACTGATATAGAAATAAGTTCAACCGGAAGATTTCATGCAAGCTTTGGGTATTCTACAGGCGGGGGCGGCGTAAGTAACTATCGTTATACTGATAACCCATCAACCGTTACCACAGCAACATGGACATCACCAGCAGCAGGTCTTACAACTGCAGCCAACAGAATAGAGCTGGCAACAGTCGGAAATATTATTTATGCAGCACCGAGTAATGGCTCAAATAATGTTGTTGATATGTATCGTTCAACAGATGGAGGCGCTAACTGGACGCAACGTAATGGTGCAAGCTTTACAACATCTTTATCAAATGGTCAGGGCTGGTATGGAATTACACTTGCCATCAATCCTAACTTTACTGATAGTGTGATCGTAGGCGGCCTTGATGCATATCTTTCTGTAGATGGCGGTACTACTATTACAAGAATGACATATTGGGCAGGAGTTACCGGGCCTTATGTTCATGCCGACCATCATTTCATGCAATGGTACAATGTAGGAACTGAAAGAAGGATAATTATTGGTTGCGATGGTGGTATTTTTCTTTCAAGAAATAATGGGTCTACATTCAGTGACAGGAACAGGAATCTTTCCTTAAAACAATTTTTTTCAATTTCATTGCATCCGACACTCACAGACTATATGTTGGCAGGGGCGCAGGATAATGGCAGTCATAAATTGAATGGCTCCGGCCTTACTTCTTCAGTTGAAGTAACCGGTGGTGATGGCGCCTACGTACACATCGATCAGGATCAACCGCAATATCAATTTACCAGTTATGTCTACAACCAATACCGTCGCAGTACAAATGGAGGTACTTCATGGTCGGGTATAACATTGTCTTCAACAGAAGGCTTATTTATTAACCCATTTGATTATGATGATGTATTGAATGTGATGTATTGTAGTAATGGTAATAGTGCTGCACCTACTAACGAGTTGAGAAGATGGGATAATCCACAAACTGGTTCAACAAACACAACATTAACATTAAGTGCTTTGACAAGAACTTCTAATAGTAACCCAACAGCATTTAAAGTTTCTCCTTATACAGCAGACAGGGTTTATATAGGAAGCAGCAGAGGGGTACTTCTGCGTCTTGATAATGCCAGTTCTGTAAATGCAGGAACTGCTAATGCAAATACGACTGCTATTGGCAGTGCTTCATTTCCCGTTGGTACTATTAACTGTGTGGCAGTTGGTACAGATGATAATAATCTGCTGGGCATTTTTTAG
- a CDS encoding T9SS type A sorting domain-containing protein has product MIIICWAFFSNGGTSWTTCDGNLPDMPVRWAVFEPGSNSTVILATEAGVYTTDVLNGGSTVWTTNPGFPTVRTDMLKVRTSDNTIAAATHGRGIFTANFNVVLPVRDVRLQASLAGNGKSLLSWTAEDVTSDTKFMVQYSPDGSRFTDVNELSYSARRFEHSFGAEMGYYRVIATEVGRPPVFSNIVSVKNNRPVKGIQLNILPNPVVSNASFELTTNGAGGKFEWQLINNNGQLVQRGTGVLPDAGRIYQPINAAVLPTGRYTLRLGISEKLYTSPFIKQ; this is encoded by the coding sequence ATGATAATAATCTGCTGGGCATTTTTTAGCAATGGTGGCACCAGTTGGACTACATGCGATGGCAACCTGCCAGATATGCCGGTTCGATGGGCCGTGTTTGAGCCTGGAAGCAACAGTACTGTAATATTAGCAACAGAAGCCGGAGTATACACAACCGATGTTCTCAATGGAGGTTCAACAGTGTGGACGACCAATCCTGGTTTTCCAACAGTAAGAACTGATATGCTTAAAGTGAGGACATCTGATAATACAATTGCGGCAGCTACACATGGTCGTGGAATTTTTACTGCAAATTTCAATGTCGTACTTCCGGTACGTGATGTTCGATTGCAGGCTTCATTGGCAGGTAATGGCAAATCATTACTTAGCTGGACTGCGGAAGATGTAACCAGCGATACCAAATTTATGGTTCAGTACAGTCCTGATGGATCAAGGTTCACAGATGTAAATGAACTTTCGTACAGTGCTAGAAGATTTGAACATTCCTTTGGTGCTGAAATGGGCTATTATCGTGTGATCGCAACTGAAGTAGGGAGGCCGCCGGTATTTTCAAATATCGTTTCTGTAAAAAATAACAGGCCGGTGAAAGGTATTCAGCTAAACATATTACCAAATCCTGTTGTGTCCAATGCTTCATTTGAACTCACGACAAACGGGGCAGGCGGCAAATTCGAATGGCAATTGATTAATAACAATGGGCAACTGGTTCAACGTGGCACCGGCGTATTACCTGATGCCGGAAGAATTTATCAGCCAATTAATGCTGCTGTTTTACCGACAGGACGATATACCCTGCGATTAGGCATCAGCGAAAAATTATATACTTCTCCTTTTATCAAACAGTAA
- a CDS encoding sulfatase: MKKSNILVWFLSFAIVVVGLSGFKQLEPQQEKANTPNVILILTDDMGYGDLESYGGYPYHTPNINKLANQGMQFTNFYVSQAVCSPSRASFLTGCYPNRIGISGALSPTADIALNPDEETIPELLKANGYKTCMVGKWHLGYKPPFLPMGHGFDEFFGLPYSHDYWPVNYDGKPADTSTTRGKWPVLKLIEGNERTKTITTLDDAAQLTTMYTERAVNFIKKNKSNPFFLYLAHNMPHVPLAVSDKFKNKSGAGLYGDVMEEIDWSVGEIMKTLETNGLTKNTIVIFTSDNGPWLTYGDHGGNTGGFREGKGSAWEGGVRVPFIISWPGMIKSGSICNNMAASMDLLPTLVSICKAKMPVKKIDGVNILSLFKQEKNANPRDEMVYYYDRNNLKCIRKGQWKLTFPCVSQTYKKASAIGYNGWPGKYASDSVSLALYDLRTDPGETLDVKEYHPEIVQQLMVIADGYRKQLGDDLTKQAGSEVRPAAKVPK; encoded by the coding sequence ATGAAAAAAAGTAATATACTGGTTTGGTTTCTAAGTTTTGCAATAGTGGTTGTTGGTCTCTCTGGTTTCAAACAACTCGAACCGCAGCAAGAAAAAGCAAATACTCCCAATGTTATTCTCATATTAACGGATGATATGGGTTATGGCGATCTTGAATCTTATGGTGGTTATCCATATCATACTCCCAATATCAATAAACTTGCAAACCAGGGAATGCAGTTCACAAACTTTTATGTGTCGCAGGCAGTCTGTAGCCCTTCCCGTGCTTCTTTCTTAACGGGTTGTTATCCCAATCGCATTGGTATCAGCGGTGCGTTAAGTCCTACTGCTGATATCGCTTTGAATCCGGATGAAGAAACCATTCCTGAATTATTAAAAGCAAACGGATATAAAACGTGTATGGTTGGCAAATGGCATTTGGGATATAAACCACCTTTTCTCCCAATGGGCCATGGCTTCGATGAATTTTTTGGTCTGCCCTATTCACATGATTATTGGCCCGTGAATTATGATGGCAAACCTGCTGATACTTCAACTACAAGAGGCAAGTGGCCGGTGTTGAAACTAATCGAAGGAAATGAAAGAACAAAAACGATCACAACTTTGGATGATGCTGCTCAGCTTACTACTATGTACACTGAACGAGCTGTCAATTTTATTAAGAAGAATAAAAGCAATCCTTTCTTTTTATACCTGGCCCATAACATGCCACATGTCCCTTTAGCTGTTTCGGATAAATTCAAAAACAAAAGTGGTGCTGGATTATATGGCGATGTGATGGAGGAGATTGACTGGTCAGTGGGTGAGATCATGAAAACACTGGAAACAAATGGTCTTACAAAAAATACAATTGTAATTTTTACCAGTGATAATGGTCCCTGGTTAACTTATGGAGATCATGGTGGAAACACCGGTGGTTTTCGTGAAGGAAAAGGAAGTGCATGGGAGGGTGGAGTAAGAGTTCCTTTTATCATTAGCTGGCCGGGAATGATCAAGTCTGGCTCTATTTGTAATAATATGGCGGCAAGTATGGATCTGCTTCCGACACTTGTTTCAATATGTAAAGCGAAAATGCCGGTGAAAAAAATTGATGGCGTGAATATTCTTTCATTATTCAAGCAGGAAAAAAACGCCAACCCCCGCGATGAAATGGTTTATTACTATGACAGGAATAATTTAAAATGTATCCGGAAAGGGCAATGGAAATTAACCTTCCCGTGCGTTTCTCAAACTTATAAAAAAGCATCTGCTATCGGTTATAATGGATGGCCGGGTAAATATGCAAGTGATAGTGTAAGTCTAGCTTTGTATGATTTGAGAACAGACCCGGGAGAAACACTGGATGTAAAAGAATATCACCCGGAGATTGTTCAGCAACTCATGGTTATCGCAGACGGATACAGAAAACAATTAGGCGATGATCTAACCAAACAAGCAGGCAGTGAAGTAAGACCAGCCGCAAAAGTGCCAAAATGA
- a CDS encoding ABC transporter ATP-binding protein produces MKHLKALNKYFWKYRVRLSFGIAFVFLSNYFAVLAPQITRFVIDFVQKSLNLPGYTEPKNPPVYSGIVEWFVEWMKNIKQTNVVAICGITILVLALLRGFFLFLMRQTIIVMSRHIEYDQKNEVFQHYQKLDTAFFKTHNTGDLMNRIAEDVSRVRMFTGPALMYLVNLVAVISLSVYFMFETNAALTWYVLAPLPLLAIAIYFVNNIINRRSEKNQSLLSDLTTHSQESYSGIRVIKSFVQENAMLGFFSKKSEEYRHNAIGLAKVEAIYFPSITLLIGLSILITIMIGGIYYINGTHSITLGTIVEFVLYVTILTFPVSAIGLTASMIQRAAASQKRLNEFLQTEPEIQNTQSPVKSIIKGNIEFKNVDFIYPHTGIQGLKNFNLTIKPGERIAIIGKTGSGKSTIAQLLLRMYDCTNGEILIEGTNIKNWDLNQLRVQTGYVPQDVFLFSDSVKNNISFGIDENNGGIVEAAKNAGVNRDIEQFAEKYDTMVGERGVTLSGGQKQRVSIARALIKKTSFVIFDDCLSAVDSKTEREIMQNLDASLEEKTVIIITHRLYTLFSFDKIIVLDEGEITEQGSHNQLMELNGYYAGIYRRQLSGFDPED; encoded by the coding sequence GTGAAGCATCTCAAGGCCCTCAATAAGTATTTCTGGAAATACCGTGTCCGTTTATCGTTCGGAATCGCATTCGTTTTTCTATCCAACTACTTTGCTGTTCTGGCGCCGCAGATCACCCGGTTTGTTATTGATTTTGTTCAGAAAAGTCTTAATCTGCCGGGATATACTGAGCCAAAAAATCCACCGGTTTATTCCGGAATTGTGGAATGGTTTGTTGAATGGATGAAAAACATAAAGCAAACCAATGTTGTAGCCATCTGTGGTATTACTATTCTTGTTCTGGCATTGCTTCGTGGTTTCTTTTTGTTTCTCATGCGGCAAACGATCATTGTAATGAGCCGCCACATTGAGTACGATCAGAAAAATGAAGTGTTTCAGCATTATCAGAAATTAGATACTGCTTTTTTTAAAACGCATAATACCGGCGACCTGATGAACCGTATTGCCGAAGATGTAAGCCGGGTAAGAATGTTTACCGGGCCTGCACTGATGTATCTTGTTAATCTGGTAGCGGTCATTTCACTCAGCGTTTATTTTATGTTTGAAACGAATGCAGCACTTACATGGTATGTGTTGGCGCCATTACCACTGCTGGCTATTGCTATTTATTTTGTAAATAATATTATCAACCGGCGCAGTGAAAAAAACCAATCCCTGCTTTCTGATCTTACAACGCATTCACAGGAATCTTATTCAGGTATCCGCGTTATTAAATCATTTGTCCAGGAAAATGCAATGCTGGGTTTCTTTTCAAAAAAATCGGAAGAGTACAGGCATAATGCTATAGGGCTGGCAAAAGTGGAAGCCATTTATTTTCCTTCTATTACTTTATTGATCGGGTTAAGTATTCTTATCACCATCATGATCGGTGGTATCTATTATATTAACGGTACTCATAGCATCACTTTGGGAACAATTGTGGAGTTTGTATTGTATGTTACTATATTGACATTTCCTGTCAGTGCAATCGGTCTTACGGCAAGTATGATACAACGGGCTGCCGCTTCTCAAAAAAGGCTGAATGAATTTTTACAAACAGAACCTGAAATTCAGAATACACAATCGCCGGTAAAATCAATTATTAAGGGAAATATTGAATTTAAAAATGTTGATTTTATTTACCCGCATACAGGTATACAGGGCTTGAAAAATTTTAACCTTACGATAAAACCTGGCGAACGTATTGCTATCATCGGAAAAACCGGAAGTGGAAAATCGACAATTGCCCAGTTGTTACTAAGAATGTATGATTGTACAAATGGTGAAATACTGATCGAAGGAACAAATATTAAAAACTGGGATTTAAATCAATTGCGTGTACAGACAGGGTATGTGCCGCAGGATGTTTTTTTGTTCAGTGATTCTGTAAAGAATAATATCAGTTTTGGTATTGATGAAAACAATGGTGGTATAGTTGAAGCTGCAAAAAATGCCGGCGTCAACAGGGATATAGAACAGTTTGCAGAAAAATATGACACAATGGTAGGAGAGAGGGGTGTAACATTAAGCGGTGGCCAAAAGCAAAGAGTTTCTATTGCCCGGGCTTTAATTAAAAAAACTTCATTTGTAATATTTGATGATTGCCTGAGTGCGGTTGATTCAAAAACAGAAAGGGAGATCATGCAGAACCTTGATGCATCATTGGAAGAAAAAACTGTAATTATTATTACCCATCGTTTATATACACTCTTCAGTTTTGATAAAATCATAGTGCTGGATGAGGGAGAAATAACTGAACAGGGTAGCCATAACCAGTTAATGGAACTAAATGGGTACTATGCCGGCATCTATCGTCGACAACTCAGCGGTTTCGACCCCGAAGATTGA
- a CDS encoding glycoside hydrolase family 97 protein, with translation MSRIIIFFVCGLLLSQYLVAQSSKQISSPDGKLQFVFDLSNNGAPVYSISHNKKAVILSSSLGLNGWDRGFALNDVFVSKQDTVWKPVYGERSQVRDHYQGMTITLLRNNDENLKLQIQVRAYNEGIAFRYFFPENRKGEKDINIQKELTNFTVPEGTMAWFTNRAQGEYKLLPMSNWPGESERPLVLQLPDGKYACLAEAEMVYYSRTKFSLDSNKANTINCSIYDRVDFLTPFATPWRVVMVAEHAGELLANNDLLLNLNPACEIKKTSWIQPGKIIREMSLSMKGSKELVDFAVKRHLQYIHFDAGWYGYEYADTSDATKVNVDPRRNPNSDLDLQEVIRYANEKGIGVFLYVNQRALYKQLDEILPLYQKWGVRGIKFGFVEVGSHKWTTWLHDAIKKCAKYNLMVDIHDEYRPTGFSRTYPNLLTQEGVRGNEEMPEATNSTILPFTRFIAGAADHTICYYHRPELKPRLAETQNARVMKTTSGHQLALAVVFYSPLQFLYWYDKPGDSQDEPELEFFDKVSTVWDDTKVVDGEIAKHVTIARRKGDYWFVGTVTNIEKRDLKTPLNFLTPGKKYEASIYYDDSNSKVRTKVSIKRIQVDAFTVLDTKLIASGGQAIWIKPLEK, from the coding sequence ATGTCCAGGATAATTATATTTTTTGTTTGTGGTCTGCTTTTGTCGCAGTATTTGGTTGCGCAATCTTCCAAACAGATCTCATCACCGGATGGTAAGCTTCAATTTGTATTTGATCTGTCGAATAACGGAGCACCTGTTTATTCTATCTCTCATAATAAAAAAGCTGTTATACTTTCTTCTTCATTAGGATTAAATGGTTGGGATCGTGGATTTGCATTGAATGATGTTTTTGTTTCAAAACAAGACACAGTTTGGAAACCGGTATATGGCGAACGAAGCCAGGTTCGGGATCATTACCAGGGAATGACAATTACATTACTACGTAACAACGATGAAAATTTAAAACTGCAAATACAAGTAAGAGCTTATAACGAAGGCATTGCATTTCGATATTTTTTTCCTGAAAATCGCAAAGGAGAAAAGGATATCAATATTCAAAAAGAGTTGACAAATTTTACAGTGCCCGAAGGAACAATGGCCTGGTTTACAAACAGGGCACAAGGTGAATACAAGTTGTTGCCAATGAGTAATTGGCCTGGCGAAAGTGAAAGGCCACTTGTGTTACAACTTCCTGATGGGAAATATGCTTGTCTGGCGGAAGCAGAGATGGTCTACTATTCCCGTACAAAATTTTCACTTGATTCAAACAAAGCAAACACTATTAATTGTTCTATATATGATCGTGTAGATTTCTTAACGCCATTCGCAACTCCGTGGAGAGTAGTAATGGTTGCGGAACATGCAGGAGAATTGCTGGCAAATAATGATCTCTTGTTGAACCTGAATCCGGCATGTGAGATCAAAAAAACTTCATGGATCCAGCCTGGGAAAATAATACGTGAAATGAGTCTTTCAATGAAAGGCTCAAAAGAGTTAGTTGATTTTGCGGTAAAACGTCATTTACAATATATTCATTTCGATGCTGGCTGGTATGGGTATGAATATGCTGATACTTCTGATGCGACTAAAGTAAATGTTGATCCCCGCCGCAATCCAAATAGTGATCTGGATTTGCAGGAAGTAATTCGTTATGCAAATGAAAAAGGAATCGGTGTATTTCTTTATGTGAATCAGCGGGCATTGTATAAACAGTTAGATGAAATTCTTCCTTTATATCAGAAATGGGGCGTTCGTGGAATTAAGTTTGGTTTTGTAGAAGTAGGTTCGCACAAATGGACAACCTGGTTACATGATGCAATTAAGAAATGTGCGAAGTATAATTTGATGGTAGATATTCATGATGAATACAGGCCAACTGGTTTCAGTAGAACCTATCCTAATTTATTAACGCAGGAAGGTGTACGTGGTAATGAAGAAATGCCTGAAGCAACAAATAGTACCATTCTTCCTTTTACACGTTTTATTGCCGGAGCCGCCGACCATACGATCTGTTATTACCATCGTCCAGAATTAAAACCACGATTGGCAGAAACACAAAATGCAAGAGTGATGAAAACAACTTCGGGGCATCAATTGGCACTGGCAGTTGTTTTCTATAGTCCGCTGCAGTTTTTGTATTGGTATGACAAACCTGGAGATTCACAAGATGAACCTGAATTGGAATTCTTTGATAAAGTATCCACTGTTTGGGATGATACAAAAGTGGTGGATGGAGAAATAGCAAAACATGTTACCATTGCCCGCCGAAAAGGTGATTACTGGTTTGTTGGTACAGTTACCAATATTGAAAAAAGGGATTTGAAAACCCCCTTGAACTTTTTAACGCCTGGAAAAAAATACGAAGCGAGTATCTATTATGATGATTCCAATTCAAAGGTTCGAACAAAAGTTTCTATCAAACGTATACAAGTTGATGCTTTTACAGTGCTGGATACAAAACTGATCGCTTCAGGCGGACAAGCTATCTGGATAAAACCTCTCGAAAAATAA
- a CDS encoding DUF3276 family protein has translation MAYENNDKKMESIYSKRIRAGKRRTYFFDVRATRGNDYYLTITESRKRFDDNGYDRHKIFLYKEDFNKFIKALGEAVDYVKTELMPDFDFDAFNHDNPEMESNGEMTSETAVEPTNHVEIKSEAPVAPVEDTNTNNTGSEEVDKW, from the coding sequence GTGGCTTACGAGAACAACGACAAGAAAATGGAAAGTATTTACAGCAAGCGTATCCGTGCTGGCAAAAGAAGGACTTATTTCTTTGATGTAAGGGCTACCCGTGGTAATGACTATTATCTTACTATCACCGAAAGCCGCAAACGCTTTGATGATAATGGGTATGACAGGCATAAAATATTCTTATACAAAGAAGATTTCAATAAATTTATTAAAGCCCTCGGCGAAGCAGTTGATTATGTGAAAACTGAATTGATGCCGGATTTTGATTTCGATGCATTTAATCATGATAATCCGGAAATGGAAAGTAATGGTGAAATGACAAGTGAAACAGCTGTAGAACCAACTAATCATGTTGAAATAAAATCAGAAGCTCCCGTTGCACCAGTGGAGGATACCAACACTAATAATACCGGTTCTGAAGAAGTAGATAAATGGTAA